AAGTCATGTTTTAATCAATTTGAGACAGGGACAAGGGAGATTTGAATAGCAGAAAATCATGAAAGTAGGATAGAAACTCATCTAGTTTTAGCATGTTCCCACCATTTTGTAATGAAAACAGAGTCGTCTATTCTATAGGAACTAGGAAGTATTATTCTGTAGTAACAACTCAACCAACAAAGATTTAGTTGGTTTAAAATTTAGTCATGATGTTCAAAATTTTCCACTTGAGAAAAACTAGCTAGGATTCTGATACATATCGAAACTCTTGAGATATTTTTTGTTGGTTTCGGAATCAATTTATTCGGTTTTCAacctttttgaaaattgaatcgGACTAATCTAGTTATACCGAATATCAATTGTGTGATCTCGTGATCTCGTGCTAGAATCAATAGGGAATCTCACCTTTAAACTTGAACAAGAGTGAGTTATTTACTTATGATACTTTGCTCTCTTTCATTCCCAATGTTAAAGATAATTTGCATACCAGAAGGAAACTAAAACAACTCTCATTGTaagaaagaacaaaagaaaagcAAAGAAAGATGTAGCAGAAGCCAAAGGAGTCCATGCGATGAAGAATATCACTAAGAATAAAGGAAatttaagaaatataaaaatgaaagagaGAAATAGTAAAATAAGGAGAATTTGCACATGGTTCATTAAGTTAATAGTTAATGAGGAATAAAATTTCCTCtcttttctaaaagaaataaattttggatGCTTGCATTTCAAGTCTACTCtttcttttgctttttcttgctcttaaatatataaaattaggaATATAATTTTTGCTTGTTATATAACATATCAGATATGATTTATCTTACTGTCATTTTTTTGTTAGATTAACAATGTGGGAATTTGATCTTGTTAATCAATAATTATACATAATAATAGATTTAATGACGttcgacatatttattatttatatctttttaatgattaaaatatgttcaatagttaaaaataataatgaaagaaattatgaggttaaaaaaaattgataataagAAAAAGGAATAAGTTGGGAAGTGAGAAAGAATTTGCAACCGACATATCATAAAGTATTAATTGGCTTTGTGGGGATTTCAATTCTAGCTGTGCATCTTATgcaaatttcataatatttattAGTGTGGGTCTATATGAtatgtaataataataacaaaaatcaacTCAAAAAGTAGATTCTAGGGGTTTTATAATGAACTAACGTTACTTTTCATATAATTGTGTCATGCATGtgaaatttatagttttattttaataaatatatattttttaaaaaaatttaattaataaaattgtcTTTTACATTGTTTGACATGAATATTTGTTgctatttgaaaataaagacaaaatagaaatttaCAATTAtccattcaaatatatctccgCCATCAgattgtggttttttttttcttatgatcTAGATTATATTCATAGGCCAAAGAATATATAGTTGTAATGGAGCAAAGGACGTGATTGTTCGTTCACACCATGTTAGGTCAAGATGTTTCATATCTATGGTTTCAATCATATCATACACAAAAGGATACATCATTTTGGGTGTAACAACTTAAATTAGAATAGTTGTAACAAAGGAAAAATCGGTATTATAAAAGATGTAAAGACAAATTGGAGATGCAAAGATTATTCCCTCGTAGTCCTTTTATATATAGTGTAGATATATTTCAACATAATAAggttaattttaaactattacAATTTAAAGTAAAGGAACTCAAATGTCTAACTTAGGGATAGAAAGTATATGCCTAAACTAGTCCATCACCGTTTTGATTGATAGGTAGTTCAAAACTTATTCAAAATGTAATGCCCAAGTAAAGGAAGGACATATGAATGAATTGAGACCACATCCAAATGAAAGAGATTatgaggatatgaaagtatgattAAAAAAGTATTGATTACTACTActtataccaacaaggtgcacttttcttttttatggcTCAATCATAGAagctttgaaattaaacatgcTTAGTTTGTGACATttctatgttgggtgacctcctaAGGTTTTTCTTAAAAAGCATGTGAGTTAAGACAAAACATGTCAAAATGACACATGTTAGTTTGTAAGGATAGTATTCACTCATAGAAGAAGTTAAAGACAAGTAAATCTTAGGGATGCAAGAAAATGTCAAGGTTTTCAGATGTCGCATTTGAATTCCAAATCCTAAATATTATTAACAGGGACAATCATAAGTTATATCATTAGTTTAGATACAAAAGTGTAGAGACgtgctttatatatatatatatataaaggtcttacatacatacacacactaaaaaagaaaagaatattaatctaaggataattcaaCTAGCTAAAACATATGTCATTAATTTAGAGAGGATAACATGTTAATATGTGACTTGTTTATTCGTGCTGTTATGATTATTTTGGTGTCCTGCCTTCTTCTATCGAAGAAGTGCATGAGGTTAATGGGAATTCTTGTTTCTCTTGTTGGTTGTTTGTGATTAGTTTGTTCGGTCTAatgaagtttcttttgaaaagaatttaGAATTTTGAGATTGAAATTCTTCTAAGTATTAAATATTGTGTCGAACTGAAAATAGGTAATAAATAAGAACATGTATTCTATTCTTCCTTAGGAAGGGGGacaaaaaagaagcaaaaaaaaaagggcTCTCACTCTGAGGTTGAAAGCCTACAAAAATGAGAGGAAGTTGCTACTCAAGCAAATTCCACCACTTCCACACTCAAtctctctcaattttctcttttgATCTTTTCTTCCCAATTCAATCCCAAACCCACAATTATTCAATCAAGCTCCTTCTATGGCTTCCTTTTTCCATATTCTTCTTgttttccatcttcttcttcatcttcttcttcctctctgtGCAAATTCATCCTCCATAGCCACTCTGCAAAACGTTCCCCTCAAggtaattaaaacaaattacatTATTCCCCTTTTCCCCTCATTGattcttcttgattttgctcttTAATCAACtctcttcaaatcaaaatcatataaatacttattttttgccccaaaaaaacaaaacccagatggttttttgtgaaaaaatttaTGGGTTTGATCACAAAATTTGATCTTTGGACAGCATTATGTTGTTTACATGGGAAGTGGGAGAAGCAAcaatgaagaagatgaacaaaCAACTGCTGAATTGGATTACTTGCAACTTTTATCCTCTGTTATTCCAAGGTTTTTTTAAATCTCTtttcatattataaattaataatattaaggATTGATTTCTTCAAAAACTAATCTATTTTAATTGGAATTAAAATGGGGTTTTGTTACTTTTTGAGtaggaaagagaaagagagaggatTAAGGGATGTGGTCCACCAATACCACCATGCTTTCAATGGGTTTTCAGCAATGCTAACTGAGGAAGAAGCTTCTTCTTTGTCTGGTAAATTTTTGCTTtcttatgttttaattttaaacccTTCACATTAGTTtgtatattttggtaatttcaatgaagacaaaataaatataaatctagGGTCTAAATAAAACTTatccataaaatattaaagagaaaGAGCTGTCTTTTGTTTGACATTTACCTTCTCTTTCCTATTATATTTTCTGATTATAAAAAATTAGTAGTAGAGTAGTAGTTAGAATTTAggccaattttttttatattacttttcattcattttttttaaaaaaaatattatatagcCATTACACCTATTACTATAACTTATAAACAAAACAATCTCTTGGGGCAAAGAGCAGAGTTATGAACACTAAAAGATAACTTATGACAAAGAGTAGAGTTACGAACACCAAAGATTTGTGCCGGAGAGTTATAAACTTCTTAGGTCTATAATGTAAAAATTGAtaagacataaaattgaatttttttaatcgTGAGCCCACAAAGTTACTTGGACCGAATGAAGAATGAAATTTATAGCTCCACTCCCAAATTCCTTGGGCCAAACATTCCATAATGAAAATTCGTaggattttaaattttgagttactGTTACTTGAATCGACCATTCTATTGAACcttgttttattttctattgGTCTCAATGACATTACTTGAATCGACCATTCTATTGAaccttgttttattttttattggtcTCAATGACATTATCAACGAATAATAATCAAACGTACATGTTACATTTTGTGTTTTTAGTAGAAATTTAACCTTATCTCATGGCATAGTGTATCTTATCCTTTTAtatcaatattatatatatatttttttgaaagatTGTCAATACTATTCCGtcaaattaatatatatgaaCTATATggtataaaagaaaatgatatatatagatTTGTATTTGATGGTACAAGATACTAAACTTAgcatttatttttgtatttttcaagGCTTTTTCCACATGGTCTACTAGCTTATTTAACATTGTCTCTATTCCATTTATCATTGGTATGTGTGtggtatataattaataataattataaggTGAATTGAGAGACAAATAAccttatatataataaagaaaattttgatgtgGAATAGTACAATAATTACAACACATGGTATCATGATACCCACATCCATACATTTggtttatataaaaaaaatgagtacATTAAATTGGatacacttcaaattgatattaaatttttctacatctaaaaaattatataaatgactttatgtttaaaatatagTGAACCATCAAATGTCTCCAAATTTAATACTTCAAACTTATAAATATAGTGAACATTTTATAGTAATAGGTAAAAATTCCAAGATTCATGTGCTATAAACACCAACTATTTAAACTTCTGATTTTAACTATGATTTAGTATTTTTGATAGAGACAAAATATTCTTAGATTCTTGTCTCTCTTTCTATATCTTTTACTATGAAAGAttaattttcttgatttttcttcttACATGGTAAGGACTTTTATCCTAAGGAAGATAAATTAAACTTTCCTTAGAtgtataaaaaaactaaaagaaaaaagtagcAAGGATAAGAGAATTTGATTCCTAAAGAAAAGGACATTGGTTCCTCAAGAATATATGAAGGAATCCctattataaaattgataaatatacatgtatcttttgaaaaataaagaggaatgttctaaatttttataaccTATACAATTAAAATTATTGGAAAAAAATACAACTTACAAAACTAtagaaaaatattgatttttaattacATAAGCTATACTTAGTTTGAGACATTATGTTATGATTTTTAAGGTTCACTCAATaattagaaagaaaaacaagTTTTATTGACTGCCCTTGTTCATGTGGGAAAATACTCTCAAGTTAGTTCTTAAATTGTGAGTATATAAATTCTTCCTAGTTCAATTCTAGAAGTTAACATATTAACTAACATAAGTATAGTTCAACAAATCTCAATTTCAATAAGAATTACATTAGATATTTTGTAACTAGATTTTTTCGACCCCAATTAGATCTATGTTTGATACACTTTTTAGTTATTAGAAGAATCTATTTTTTCTCATTCATATCCAAAAACAACTCTTAgcaatctttttctttttcttttagaagATGCAAGATGAAACAATCAATCTTGTGATATTAGAAGAATCAAACGATTCTTTGCTCTACGTATTTGTCTTCAATGTTAGATATTCAAATTTCCATCTCCACACTAttgactaaaaaaaatttaagatattACACTTTTGTCTAAAATGTTAAAGGTTTGAATTCTTACTTcactttttttaacaaaaaaaaataaaaaaaaccaactaattaaAACCAGTGAATTCAAATTCTCCTGTGAAAATGTATATAATTGACAATTTTTATCATATAACAAAACAATTGACAATagaagtgggagatggcagattCGAACCATATACCTTTTGGTCGCTAATATATATTGCAAACTAATTGAGTTATGTTCGGATTGACATAATTCACGATTGCTTAATACAAGTAATAATATTAAGGGTataattacataattaaaaagaaaaaaacatttggCCAAATAATCTATTCTATATCAAATAGGTAACGATTTGATGGATTGTTCATGTATAAAACCCAGAAAAATATGATCATAAAAGCATAATATAATAGTTAAGACGTCAATTAACATTTTAAAGACGGAAGGATGGATTGTTCATCTTTGCTTGTACAACAGAAAGcataaacaattgatttttttttttttttttttttttttttttttaaaattagaaaaacacaAGTAATTTAAACATTGAGTACATTATTTGGTAAAATGTTTGTaattagaaaaaggaaaatttgataaaaatgtgGAGGAAACATCAGGTATTGATGGAATCGTGTCGGTGTTCCCTGATCCGACGCTTCAGCTCCACACTACACGTTCTTGGGATTTCTTGGACTCCATCTCCGGCCTCCGCCCTCCGACGCCGCTTCCGCCGCCGCATTCTTACCCCAGTTCATTGGATGTCATCGTCGGCGTCATTGACACCGGTAGTTTCCCCCTTTCCTTTCTCATTACGATACGAATCATGGCTTCTTGAATCTTCATcatatttcatcgcataaaaccctaatttctgACAATGGGGTCTCGACTCTCGACGGACGCCTTGCGATGGAGACAATGGAACAATCATTTTGGTTTCTACTTTGGAATTTATAATCTGTATGTTGTGGATTAGGGATTTGGCCGGAGTCTCAATCTTTCAACGATGAGGGGATTGGAGAAATTCCATCTAAATGGAAAGGAGTTTGTATGGAGGCACCTGATTTCAAGAAGTCTAATTGCAACAggtcataattattgtataaaCTCTCTCTGACCCCTTTTGTCTAGTTAGGTTTTTTCTCATTCATTTTGGTGGTTATATTCTAGAATTTGAAATTCTTCATTCAAATGATTCGTCTAAGAGAAAACGTAGTGGAACTTGGAGAGGCTTCTGATGGAATTATAAGTTTGTGACTGTAGGAAGTTGATAGGTGCAAGATACTATAATACTGTAGAGCTCAATGGGAATGGTAGCCAGGTGGGGGCGCTGAAGGGCACACCGAGGGATTCGCTCGGCCATGGGACCCACACTGCATCGATAGCAGCCGGAGCCAGAGTCCCCAATGCAAGTTACTTTGGCTTAGCGAAAGGGACAGCCAGAGGAGGTGGCATTCCTTCCACAAGGATTGCAACCTATAAGGTTTGTGCTGGTGTTGGATGCTCTGGTGCTGCAATTCTCAAAGCCATTGATGATGCGGTTAGGGATGGAGTTGATATCATTTCGATCTCGATTGGAATTGGTTCCCCTTTGTTTCAATCTGATTATTTAAATGATCCAATTGCCATTGGAGCATTCCATGCCCAATTAATGGGAGTTTTGGTTGTCTGCTCTGCTGGAAATGATGGCCCTGACCCTAACACTGTGGGGAATGTTGCTCCTTGGATTTTCACTGTTGCTGCTTCTAATATTGACAGGGATTTCCAGTCCACTGTGGTTCTTGGCAATGGGAAGACTTTTCATGTAAGATACTTTCTTTTTAATGGTTTATAAAATCTGTCTATTGATTATATATCGGAATGCTAATTCTTTATAGGAGAATAGGACTCGTAATGAAAGTTTGATTTCTATGTATATATTGAAGTTTAGGAAGCTctttttgaatttcataaatttattttttactattttccaGGGGACTGCTATAAATCTCTCAAATCTTTCTAGATCAAAGACTTATCCTCTTGTATTTGGAAAGGACGCTGCTGCTAAATTCACACCTGTATCAGAAGCGAGGTTCATAATATTCTAATCACTTTTGACATGAAGCTTTCAAACTTGCATACTCTTTGAATTTGAAAACAGTTTTATGCATTCTGGAACAAAAAATTAGTGGAACTGACCTTTTAAATGTCGTTTTCCTTGTTATGTTTTTCCTTGTTTTCATTGATGAATGAACTATTTTCCAGAGCGACTGAAGGCTGCTCTTTTTTGCCCCCTATCTATGGACTTGTAAATTGGGACTTTAAATGCATGATGATTTTACCTGTACAAGTCCTTCAAAACCACTCTTGAAAATagttatgaaaataaaagttgatTTGGTTTTTCAAATTAGCTCCCAAACGACATTCTCACTTTTTTCTTCGCGAAATGGACAATACTAAGGATGGTAATGGTTACAAGTTCTAAAGCTACTGGCATGCCCCTTGCTTTCTAATGTTCCCGTTGCATTAGCTAACCCTTCCTTTAATACATTGATTACAGGAACTGTTTTCCAGGATCACTGGATCGATCCAAAGTTGCAGGCAAGATCGTTGTTTGTGCCTCCGATGACTTCAGTACTTCAAGGACAATAAAGGAACTGGTTGTACAAGATGCTAAAGCCATGGGGTTAATCTTGATCAATGAGGCGTCAAAAACTGTGCCAATGGATTCAAACATTTTCCCATTAACACAAGTTGGGAATTCAGAAGGTCTGCAGATTCTCGAGTACATTAACTCCACCAAGTAAGCATCATATTAAGGcttttgtttcttttgctgACATGTTCAAACCTTTATTCTGatataatattttcttcttGCTCCATAATCTCAAACAATACAGGAACCCAACAGCCACAATTCTCAGAACAGTGGAAGTTAAAAGACTCAAACCTGCTCCAACTGTGGCTTATTTCTCATCGAGAGGGCCATCTCCGCTTACCGAAAACATTCTCAAGGTTGAACTCCTAAACATTTTCATTCAAAGTTAGTACTATTAGTTAATAATGCATATTTCTGTAATTTACAATGCAGCCAGATATCACCGCCCCAGGAGTATCCATTTTAGCAGCTATGATACCAAAGAGTGATGGAGATAGTGGTCCAATTGGTAAGAAGCCTTCCAATTATGCAATGAGATCGGGGACGTCAATGGCATGCCCACATGTAGCCGGCGCTGCTGCATTCATCAAATCGGTTTATCACGATTGGAGTTCTTCCATGATTAAATCCGCACTCATGACAACAGGTTACTTTCCTAAATCCTGAGTTCtgtatatttctaaaattatcaAGCCTTGATTAGATGCCTGTACATTTTGCGGTTTATCGTGACAAAAGATGCATGGTAATCAGGTGGGTTGATTCCTTTTCCTTGATGTATATTTCCATTTACAGCAACTCAATATGATAATCAAAGGAAATTCATGAGAAACACCACAGACAACCCTTCAAATCCACATGAGATGGGAGCTGGAGAAATAAGCCCCATAAAAGCTCTTAATCCTGGATTGGTGTTCGAAACTACGAACGAAGATTATCTTCGTTTCCTCTGTTATTACGGGTATTCAAACAAGGTCATAAGATCTGTGTCGAAACAAAACTTCAGCTGTCCGAAAGCTTCAAAAGAAGATCTCATCTCCAATGTCAATTATCCATCCATCTCCATTGGCAAACTAGAGAGAAAGCAAGCTACCAAAGTTGTAGAAAGAACCGTGACAAATGTAGGAGCTCCAGATGCCACTTACATTGCCACGGTTCATTCTTCAGGGGGTTTAATAGTGAAAGTGAATCCAAGAAAGATTGTTTTTTCTGAGAAGGTGAAGAAAGTGACTTTCAAAGTTTCAATTTACGGCAAGGAAGCTCGCAGCGGCTACAACTTCGGGTCGATAACATGGCGGGACACTGCGCATTCCGTTCGAACTTTTTTGGCTGTAAATGTAGTATAATTTGATaggattatatatatttatatatatgtatgtatgtgctTCCTCTCCcacaagaaataagaaagaagaaatatgAGTGATAGTagtataacattttgttttaACACCGATTTGTTTGGTTTGTAACATCTATAGAGGgaaaaaaagttttttcattTATGTTCAATAAAATATGGAATTCATGTTCATTAGGATTGCACTCTCATGGGCTTATATGTTTTGGGATTCTAGTTTGATATTATGAAATCGAAAAAGGTGTTTACATCAATAGCCTAGTATGAAATGTAtctttaaatataacaaaatgtttaGAATGTTTAAAGATTAAGTTATGAATTTAGTATAAGTTCAGTCTTTCTAACTCTATCGGAATCTATACTATCTAAAAGGGGTTATAGGTtgaaatatttgattttctcttttcccttctctaATTGATGTTTATAGGGGTTTATGatgtaattttatatttaaatcattaaaaaaatctatattaaatagtttaaaatccaCGTCATTTTAATTGGTTTTAAATTTGGCTatcttattttataattcatgtaaatttaattgatttaaaatttggttgtctttaatattagattctaattagtttataattCACAAGAAttttaattggtttaaattttaattatcttattttataattcacgtaaatttaatttggttatttataatatttgattcTAATGTTTGATTTAAgatccaaaatttattattaaaaacaaaaatcttatCATTCGCCAGTTAAAAAGATTTATCATTCACATGATCTTATTGGTTTTAAATTTAGTATTTCtgatatttgatttaatatccaaaatttatgattaaaaaacaattttttatcattcacatgataaaaaaatgggtcatttacATAGATTTTATTGGTTTCATATTtggttttgaaagaaaaaataataataaagttgtTTATTTAGATTTAGTTACTTACATGATCAATTTactattaaattgaatttttataattataatgatTTGTTCTCTCTTTacgtaggttttttttttttttttttttaatgatttgttttaaatttaaatatttcctCATTTggttaacttaaattttttttatataatattatgttaaattcaaatattttaatatctCTAACAATGtaatgattaaattaaacattacggtatttagatatattttctttaaatggAGGTatgattttattcaaaatcaaatccaATTTGAATCtaagtttttatataaatggttaaattatactttcaaaattttcattcaagTATGttctatttctctctctttttcctaTTTCAGTCTTAATTTTATTAACAATATTGAGTTAATAATAGATTATTTTGGTtgttttagtttagtttttaaactttgaaTCTAAGTTGTAAAACTAGTTTAACGGACGAAAATTATGCTATTTCAATCTAAATTTTTTTGAGACAAAATCCAATGTTTTTATCATATTGATTTTGGATGCGTTGAATTGCCAACAcacttaattttgttaattttaaatgtcAGTTTAGTtggaatttgattttaattttatcgcTAAATATGGTTGGTGAATCTATATattctttcaaaaattaattttgttaaatattgattggtgtatgttttagaatttatattttattctcttattttttcccttttgtgTGGTTTGAGTTTTGTTAACCCGCTCTCCCTAATTTTGTATAGAGTCCTTTTATagcattaagtttatttatttatttttttaaagatttcgTTCGGCCACATTTTTGTGTTTCTTTATTTAAGATTCTaagtttttttcaaatatatataacttataatttttctaCTTAGGgtatatcatttttctttttcttttttttttttttaaatgattaaaaggAGTTAGCTATCACATCtccattttattatttgtttaagGTATGATATCttttttgacctttttttttcttttcttatcataattttgttttcttaaaacCTTTGTATGAGATTGAGATTTAGATTGAATAGTctatttttttaaggaaataaatagtagttataaatatattaaaaataaatttttatttctaataaaaGTGATGAGcttttatttaaaagttttcttattataaatgcaaatattatttagtttctattttgcCATCAAAGACTTAAACGAAGAGATTGAAAATACAATtccaaaacttaaaaaaatagttttggaaaaaaatatattaattcaaaggggtctttttaaatataaaaaatatttaaaaatatttacaatttatagcaaaaagtgTACAAATACTTTTGgaatattttgttataaaacgtaaatatttttggaaattttctattcataagaatttttctaactcaattttttttttgaatatatatatataacaaaattattatcaatTATAAGACTCTTATTTCAACTTATATaaacatttcattttcaatATTAATGAAACACGTGTAATGCATGTAGTTCCAACTAGTAACATTAAAAGCGTGAAATGACTTTTTTGTGTATAATAGGTTGtcgaaatatttaaaattaactaatttaatagatataaaattaaatttaatatctattgaaattataaattataaattttgtgttagTATATCCatagattttgaaaaagaaaatgttagaATATATCAATCTATTTAATTGTAAGGACCTTGGATACTTTATAAAGTTAACTAAAAGAGacttaaaattaaaaggatagactttacttgtaatttaacattttttttttctaaaataacatAATCAAAACTCTAACATGGTCATGTATAATATATGACTATAAGTTATAACCGTTTTAACAATTCATATTAAAGTCATTCAAATGTCAATGGTTCGGTCTCCCATCTCACAATTGTTGAGTGAAAAAGAATACATAACAAAATACCTTTTTGgtctctaagtttcaaaatattacacttttaTCCTTGTGTTTTGATTTCAGGCCACGTTTACCCAAcgaaaacataatataaatcaATAGTAATGTGAAAAGTGTTGGTGTTGATATCTCAAATCTTGTGgatttcgtagtttgtaaattatttgtacataaattatttatttaatgaaataaagtgtattttattcgacatttagtctACATTaatcaaatccaataaactaagatttaaggttatttaatgtagcttaaacatgta
This genomic window from Benincasa hispida cultivar B227 chromosome 4, ASM972705v1, whole genome shotgun sequence contains:
- the LOC120076324 gene encoding CO(2)-response secreted protease-like is translated as MASFFHILLVFHLLLHLLLPLCANSSSIATLQNVPLKHYVVYMGSGRSNNEEDEQTTAELDYLQLLSSVIPRKEKERGLRDVVHQYHHAFNGFSAMLTEEEASSLSGIDGIVSVFPDPTLQLHTTRSWDFLDSISGLRPPTPLPPPHSYPSSLDVIVGVIDTGIWPESQSFNDEGIGEIPSKWKGVCMEAPDFKKSNCNRKLIGARYYNTVELNGNGSQVGALKGTPRDSLGHGTHTASIAAGARVPNASYFGLAKGTARGGGIPSTRIATYKVCAGVGCSGAAILKAIDDAVRDGVDIISISIGIGSPLFQSDYLNDPIAIGAFHAQLMGVLVVCSAGNDGPDPNTVGNVAPWIFTVAASNIDRDFQSTVVLGNGKTFHGTAINLSNLSRSKTYPLVFGKDAAAKFTPVSEARNCFPGSLDRSKVAGKIVVCASDDFSTSRTIKELVVQDAKAMGLILINEASKTVPMDSNIFPLTQVGNSEGLQILEYINSTKNPTATILRTVEVKRLKPAPTVAYFSSRGPSPLTENILKPDITAPGVSILAAMIPKSDGDSGPIGKKPSNYAMRSGTSMACPHVAGAAAFIKSVYHDWSSSMIKSALMTTATQYDNQRKFMRNTTDNPSNPHEMGAGEISPIKALNPGLVFETTNEDYLRFLCYYGYSNKVIRSVSKQNFSCPKASKEDLISNVNYPSISIGKLERKQATKVVERTVTNVGAPDATYIATVHSSGGLIVKVNPRKIVFSEKVKKVTFKVSIYGKEARSGYNFGSITWRDTAHSVRTFLAVNVV